AATActagataaaattttattataactcGTTAGGCTTCTTATGCTAGTTGCGGTGACTGGTGTCATATacgaaaaaatattttgtatcaaatgataTCACGTTAGCTGTATCAAAACTTAATAAGTGTGagatatatgtataaaaataattacccATTAACACGTCTTTTATTTGTTAGTGAgatagttatttttttactagCATGTCTCACacttatttgattttgataccgctgacatggtatcatttgatatcAAATACCTTCTCAtctcacacaaacacaaacacaagtaTCAATTATAAATCTCATTGAACTTTTAGCAAACAATTAAAATTCTGATTAgaagttttaaaataatagagtaaaatagaataaataatttatattaaaaagttaAATGGAATGGAATCTCTAGTGTGTTTGAGAGTTATaagaagataaataaaaaatgactaaactatataattttactattatatttttatcatttaccatttatttgttttttctttaatttttttaaaaaaaagtagaagaagaaaacacTGTTATTTTACGTTTATTTCATTAAGTAATAAGTATTCATTCCACTTTTAGGAAGAATTtttatgaaagaattaaattaatcaAACTGAGGaatgaatataatatttttgtaaaaaaaattccattataTTACTTTTTCCCTTCTAAACTGATCACAAAAGAAAGGTTGAAAATATTAagtttaatcaaattaaaatttatcaatcaaaattttatactTCAATTGATACtttttgatgtttttaaaaataattcttttagaATCACAATTTTTATGTCATAATTTTGATGTAACGAGCTATAAATAActatttattacttttaaataaactcataactttttattatctCTGCAATGAATAACACAAAATTGTAGCAAATGTTATTAcctaattttttagaaatgtttTAATGCTCCGAAACCTCCcaatcattaaaattttttttttttaaaggtcaaGGATAGAATGGCAAATGTGGGACCCAGTTGCAGAATTAACACGTGCATTTCCgacagagtttttttttttttggtgaaatgacAGAGTTGAATATAGGTGTTACTGCTTTTACAATCGTAGGGACGCCACAATGTTTTCATGTAGTAACCATTCAAGACCTTCCACGTGGAGACGCACGTGTGGATACACACAAAAGTACTGCAGAGTGTGTAGACTTGGAGGGACTTTTTACTTTCTGGTCTCTTTTTATAGTATACTTTATAGGTTATCTTCTACAACTACTTGTCAGATGTCCATAATTCAGGTTTTATTGACAAAAAATGCTATTGCTATTGCTATTGCTATTGCTATCCATGGAGGATCATGTGTCACAATCCAcatctttttttgatgaactgcACCTTTTCCTCCATTAAAATTTATTGGTTCAACCTGCTATGATTAGATTATTTTGGAATATAAAGCTTATTAATATTGTTCACTGAATCAAATGATTTTGAGAATGGAATTTATAATAagatgcttcttctttttttggggggggggggggggtctccataatttgagcaaaaagccaaaaaaagggGCCAAAATCTAAGTAATTTAATgacactattattatttttttaaatgaagataTTCAAACTTCAAATATATACCTCTCAATTATCAAAATCAACCTCCAACTATCAAATACCAAAAGCGTATTTGATGACCAAGAAATATCAAATACACCAAAAGATGTGAGTTGACCTACAAGACTCGGAGTCTTGACAAaagttttaattattaataaaacaaacatataaCAATCTACCTTCTAAATAAACAGATAGAAAGATATGAAAATAActattttgggggggggggttgaaGAAGGAGCACTCTATCACCTATCATGCTGGTTGAATTAAATTAGATTATTTTACACTTtttatcctaattttttttataaattgcttaATTAATCCCATAATTTGAGACCATTGTTAGTTTGTTACAATGTCCATTTTGTTATTTCAGATTGAAAAGTTAGACATGTGCAAATCACATGATTTGTGGGCCCATGCATTGTTAAAGTTcacttttcaaaaagaaaaacatgaaaatgaCTAAATTGTCTCAACTAGGTGCAGAAATATGGTGTTTTTTTGTACACACAATGACATTTTTACCTTATATTCTACTATAATTAATCAATAATCACCAAAATTGCCAATGAAATCAAACAAATTGACTCCCAAATAACCATTTTAAAACTTCATCATTACCAACTTTGTAATTTAATATTGACCTCCTTTTCAGCATTGATGAAAAGTTCACAATCCGAAGACACAAACAGCTTAAGCTTTAGAGAGCTTgttgtcttaactcttaagaaCTGCGCGGGAGAAGTTAAGACCACTAGAGACAATGTGACATGGAACTTGATGGATAATAAAAGTTGTGAGTTGGGATAGAGTAGAAGGACTCAACAAGGTCGGTTGAAGCACAGAATAAGGTACATCAAGTGAGCTCAGGGGGTTGAGCTAGGTAACCCAATGATAGGAGGAGGGAGAGGAAGTGTCATACCTTCTTTGTCATTAtagtagtggtggtggtggtaagGCTTAGTTTCAAACATGAGTTAGTGAGACAAGTTTCCATGGAGCCTTAGATAAGTTTCAATCAATGATAATGAAGGAGTGGGGTCGTAACTTTCTTAGTGTTGTAGTTAAAATTTGGGTGGTTATAGTGATTGCGGTCACACTAGAAAGGATTCGGGGATGTTTTTCAACAATGGTTTACTTGTGTCTAACTATTCTATACAAGGTGACCCCAACTTGAGCTGTAGGATAGACATTGCAACGATTCTCTTATACATGGGGTTTATTGGGTAAAGTTTGAAGGGATATTGtaactcaaataaataaataaaaatgttagggAAAGTTTATGCGAGAGTTGGTGTCTTTTACCTGAATGTGATCATAGTGACACTCTACCCGTTAGGCCCAGGCCTGTGGGAGTAGgaaaacaagactaaaaaatCTTactaaataacaattttcaccCAGTCCAAACACCCTCTAAATTTGCCATggattaaggttttttttttttcttcttcttcttcttaagcAGATAGAGGGATGAGAAGAATAGACAAATAACTGTGTCTATTAGTGCttaatttatcataattttcaagttacttaaaaattaaaaagtagaaaaaagagAGACGATGAGAGGTGGTGGGAGTTCACACCTTATGCTCCGCAGTCCGCAGACATGATTGATATATAGGTGGCTGATATGATGTTCTTCACGCCATCATTATTAtaatgcatgatatgatttgatgGATTTGTTACCATCATGGGACCTCTAAATGCGTAAGATGATTGCCAACTAACCATGTGCCCGCACATCAGAACTCCGAAGCATATACTGGAGGGAAAGGCCATAATACAAGGGACTCTAGTAAGTGCATTTCTTGCAAGCCCAACTCATTGAAGAAAGTCATAAGTGAGCCCAATCATATACACTTTCCTCCATAGCCagaaaaatatatgtattaCATTGTATACGTAAGTATACATGtacctttaaaagaaaatttaatttactataaacaaatatttttttaaaataaaaaaataaacattttataatttaaaagaacaaaaaatgaCAAGTTATATCATTgtgtataataataaaattatcaaaatcaatatttgtttaattatatgtttCACTATTTATATCAAAcaacacaattttttatatgtatttatatCATATACAAATGTGTGTGCACACATGCATGTATTATATCttctaaataaatcaaactatttTAGACTATaataatatgagaaaaaaaatttgtatttgttattttgcttgaaagcacaattaatatatgaaaaacataTCCTTCGTATATTGAATTACTTAATTAGTGTTATAAATTCGTTGGTTTTTTTATAATCTCATGatgttatattaaaaataaaatgactatgttataaaattgaaataaagtaaAAGAGACAATCTAGCATATATAGTCATTTCATCTTAGtactaaattatttatttaaatctaTAATACACccatacatatttttatttacgttttttattctatttttattattaaaaatttaaaaccttgAACCAAATAAACATGTATggtcccataaaaaaataaacaaataaacatgtgTAGATTCTGTACCAAAGGTATTGTCCcattgtttctcaaataaaaaaataaaaaaaggtattGTCCCATTAATTAGTAACTATGCTTTTattccaaaaagtaaaataccatttatgttttttttttttttttttaatcaaagagATAAATAGCATTTATTTATCACGCCACAATGGCCCAATTTCCTCATGTATGTTTTGCCTCATGATGCAAAGGCCAATACTCATTAGTTCAAATATCATcttcccttcttttcttttcttttttctaaataagGGTGGGGGATAAAACTCCAATACAAGACCACACAAAAGGGTCCGATGCCAATCGACCAACAAAAGGACTTATGTTGGAAAACAATgatatattggaaaaatataaacaataaattgGTATATTAAGCAACAAACAAACAGGACTACAGACATGACATAGTAGGGCAGCCATTAGAGcaagcttgaaaagaaaagaaaaaaaggttcgAAATCATTCAAACAATCTCAATGATAATTTTCAAGGGAGGTTTAGACCTCCCTAGCTGGAATCAACAATGAATGTGAGGTTGCTAGGACAACTGATGATAAGAATCCTTGGGACTCTAGGCTCTAGACAATTGAACATAATAGCAATGAGGACCCATTAACTTGGCTTTAGTCTCATCAGAACCTCCCCTAGCATCTTAGCCAAATTATTTCTTATCACATTCACCCTCCAATTCAACCTATGCCTCCATTGCTAGGGACATGACTCTCTTTATCCTGCATTTCAAAACCTTGCTTGGGCTACCTCTCCTCCCACCCCTAATCTGATTGGGTCAAATGTATTGTGAACATAGGCTAAAGTAGGTATGAAAAGACAATTATCTTTTGGTTTTACAACCTAGTCTGTCGATGCTAGTGTAGCACATTGGAAAGAAGTATAGTTTTCAAGTTCAATTATTGAGGTTGTTGACTAAATTAtaccagaaaaagaaaagggataaTTTCCTATTATAACAAATGAAAAGCCTTAATAATATACTTAAAACAGAATAAAGGCTAAATAATGGTAAACCATTGAagagcaaaaataaatataaagtaCAAAAGCTTGCATAAGGGACCTACCCATCTCCCTTttactccttttttttcccctttttgagCGGATGATTGTAATCCATTGAAGAGCAACAAAAATGGAGTGCACAAAGTTGCATAAAGGGACCTACCCATCTGGGCCATCTCAAGCATTCAATATGACTCATCTAGGAAGGGAAAGATAGGATTGGGCCCCCATAAAGCAAAGAGAGAAGTCCAAGCAGCTAAATTGTGGGCTAACACATTGGCCTGTatagaaacaaaacaacaatcaaaaccccccaaacccaccccccccccccccccccccccaacacataTAAATCAAAAACCCTATAGTCTAAAGTCTTATAGCTCAAATCCACCCTTCCCTATTGTATCTTAAGAAGTTTAAGACCCATGTTGATtgtttttaatcaaattaaatccGCTTGATTATTAGATAGGCAATTTGATTAGTAACAAATTTATAACCAATATTGagaataaaagtataaaaaggTAAAGGGGACACACAATATGGTTGCGAACGGAAACCCTCTAAGGGTTTATAACGGAAGAATCCACTAAATAGAATGGAATTACACAATACATAATATTAATCTCCTAGTATTGCTACCTACAATAAGGCTTACTAACGTGACCACATTCAATTTCAACTCTGGTTGAACTCTTCTATTGTGGATTTGTTCAACACACAAATACCTTATTCATGACTAACACCACAACAAACTCTTCCcttctctatttatatatatatttttttggttaaacctTCTCTATTTATATGATTACTTATGAAACCCTCATTTATGTTCTGACTTACTTAGAGCACAAATCCCAAAGCTTTGGACATCATGGGCTTGAATCTAAAAAACTAGAATCATGTGTCTTAATTGATTGAGTAGTGTCGAGATAGGTATCAAGCTTAAATGAAACTCGATCGGTCAAGCAACCAATCAAGCCTACAAATTCAACAGTTCTTTAGTAGATTCATGGACAATCTTTTATGTATTCTATCAAGATCTTTAAATACATCTCTAGACACTAAAGACTTACAAGCTCAATTACACTTAGATATGTTTTAATTACATTTACCAACACATTACAACATTTGACCCTAacataactattaaattatccacacacaaaaaagccCCTATGAATTTCCAAAAGAATTGAAGTACAAAACAAATGGAGGAACAATCTGGTTTATTTGGCTTCAATAATGGTTTTATTGTCACCttcaaggagataatcttcaattcGGAGGCCAAGGATATTTGCTAATACAGTTAAGCTTCAAAGAAATGGTTAGATTAACAGTACTCTCGTCGGTTGTTATAGCTTAATTTTCCCTTTTGAATCCCTGCACAAGCAGCAATTGAGTAGTTGTCACTTTTAATGATAGTATCAATTTTGATCTTGAACCAATTTAGGGATGAAGGAAGCTAGGATTCTAGATTATGTTTAATTTCATTGAGATTGTCCTAAGAAGCCAATTTGGATTGGAAAACCCTGTTGACTATGGATTAAgagggtttcttttcttctttttctttttttaattgatagttGGTAGAATGATAATTTAAAAACATGAAGTATCAATTGAACTACAAGACTTTTTAGAGTTCCATTTAGTTCGAGTTCCGGACTTGTTTCATACTCTATCGCAGCACATTATAAGAGTACTCTTTAATTACTAAATACTAACTACTTAATATACTTCATTACTTTCCTCTTCCactaacaaattttaaaagaattatagATTTATAGTTCTTATTGttcctttaaaataaaataaaataaatctgatTGTTATGTCAGATGACTAAGCgatgattttatattttgactATAGTAAATATGTGATTTTACTTAATATCATAAAAGACTAGTTTAAAAGGGAAACCAGCGAGATTTATCAAGTGAGTTCCTATTAGctcaataaaattaacaaaaaaataattcttaaatggatcaataattgtaaaaaccaaaaataaaataataataattacttaaatgacatattttaattgttgttaataataatgataataattttgcaattacaaaaaaaaaaaaaaaattataattacttAAATGATATACTTTAATTGTtgttaataataatgataattttgCAATAGTGAACTCATGAAAATGCTTGTCgacaattatgatttttttttattatatataattcaataactCAAAGGGCAGATTTGAAACTTGATCATCTCCCAAGTAATGTTAATTAAGTTTGCTTGGTTAAATGTGCAGAGTAGTGTCAATTGAGCTTCAAGGCTTTTGATAAGcattatgaaaaaatttatgttcctaacattactCACAAGTGGATAACAAAAGCCTCACCACAAGTAAACAAGATATTAAAGCAAACAATAATTTCAACTTAAAACTTGTAGAGTTTAAAATTATCCATTAtaactatcaaaataaaaactgttcTTTAAACTTCAGTGTAGCCAGGGGATCATCCGCTGGCAAAACCCAAGGCCTCCTTGGACACAAGGGCAATTCAATAAGAGCCTTAAACATATCATTACAATGACATATGTAAGAAAGGAATGTCTAACATAAATAAGACAAACACCCATTTTAAGAACCTAATTGTATAGGTCATCTTCATCAGCCCCGGCAGCAGCCGTAGCGAAAGGGTCAGATGCAGTGGCTCCAGAAGAAGTATTATCAGCAAACCTAAATTCGGATCCAAACCCTCTTGACTGCTGCAATGTTTGAGCAAATGCCTGGTATTTGCGGATGTCAGCATCGCTAACACTCCTCCGAGCATACTTCATTGACTCCTCAAAATGGGCTGCCTTGATCTCTGCTACTTCATCCTCAACATCCTCCTCCATTGCCTCAGGATTATCCCTTCTCCTTCTTTCCCTCTCAATATCCTGCAGAAtgtaccaaaaataaaaagtacttAGCACCTTTAGATTGAATTTATAGGAAACACGAGTATttataaaattgggttttgaagCATGTGATTAGAAAGCAGTAAAAAGGGTAAAATCATACTTTCTCAATGTTCTCTCTTATGGCATATTTGCATGCACGCTGGCATATCTCAGTAATGTCAGCACCGCTAAAGCCTTGAGTATACTTGGCAAGGGCTCTGAGATCAACGTCTTTGGAGATGGGAGATTTCCTCAAGCATGCCTTAAATATCTGATGGCGGGAGTCCTCGTCAGGGAGAGGGATGTAGATCAATTGATCAAGACGACCTGGACGCAGAAGTGCAGGGTCTATGATATCTGGTCTGTTGGTGGCCCCAATGATGAAAACAGTTTTCTTTGCAGACATGCCATCCATTTCAGTCAAGAGTTGGTTCAAAACCCTATCAGCAGCACCTCCAGCATCTCCTACACTGCTACCTCTCTGCACAATACAGCAAATGATAGTTCAAGATGGGCAACAAGTTAAACAAAAATGCAACAATTCTCCTGCCAGTGATTGCCAAAACTCAAATTAATCATTATGATCATAAAATAGttaatcatataaaaaatcaatcttACCTGAGTAGCAATTGAGTCAAGTTCATCAAAGAATAGGACACAAGGAGCAGACTGGCGTGCCTTGTCGAATATTTCCCTTACATTGGCTTCACTCTCTCCAAACCACATCGTAAGCAACTCAGGACCCTTGACACTGATAAAGTTTGCCTGACATTCATTAGCAATAGCTTTGGCCAGGAGGGTTTTCCCACATCCAGGAGGGCCATAGAAAAGAACACCCTTTGATGGTGACATTCCAAACTTCTCAAATTTCTCAGGATGCTCCACCGGGTATTGAACAGTCTGCATGACAATATAATACAGAAATCAAGATTGTAAGTTgcaaaagaatgaaagaatgtGTACACATAACAAACATAGTAAACTTTGATTACCTCTTGAAGTTCCCTCTTAACATTCTCAAGACCTCCAATATCTTCCCAACTGCAATTGGGCACTTCAACAACCTGGCTCAGCAGAAAATTCAGAATAAGGGATCCCAGTTAGCAAAGAAGTTAATCAACAATGAAACTCTGAGTCATTTAAATATATTGCTAAATACTTACAGTTTCACGGAGAGCAGATGGGTTGCTTGTTCCAAGAGCAGTCTGGAAGTGCTCATTTGAAACTGCCATTGAATTTAGTATCTCCGCATCTATTGTCTCATCTTCCAAATCGATCACATCCATCTTCTCTCTGATGCATTGAAGAGCGGCCTCAGTACACAGAGCTGCTAGATCAGCACCAACATAACCATGTGTGTCCTTAGCAATTCTTTCTAGGTCAACCTATTCCATTCAAAACCAGAATATTCTTATTAGATTCAACAATTCCTCTACAgataaagtaaaaagaaaaagatgcatAAACTTGGAGAAACAGGAATAGGATTCAACATTACATCTTCAGAAAGCTTCATATTCTTTGTGTGAATACGGAGAACTTCAAGACGCCCAATTTCATCTGGAACTCCAATATCTATTTCCCTGTCAAATCTTCCAAACCTTCTCAAGGCAGGGTCAATGCTGTTGGGACGATTTGTAGCCCCCATGACAATAACATGAGCACGAGATTTCAGTCCATCCATAAGTGTCAAGAGCTGGGAAACAATTCTCCTCTCAACTTCTCCATGTGTCTTCTCTCGCTTGGGAGCAAT
The sequence above is drawn from the Quercus robur chromosome 7, dhQueRobu3.1, whole genome shotgun sequence genome and encodes:
- the LOC126691871 gene encoding cell division cycle protein 48 homolog, translating into MASQPESSDSKGTKRDFSTAILERKKAPNRLVVDEAINDDNSVVALHPDTMEKLQLFRGDTILIKGKKRKDTICIALADDTCDEPKIRMNKVIRSNLRVRLGDVVSVHQCADVKYGKRVHILPVDDTIEGVTGNLFDAYLKPYFLEAYRPVRKGDFFLVRGGMRSVEFKVIETDPPEYCVVAPDTEIFCEGEPVRREDEDRLDEVGYDDVGGVRKQMAQIRELVELPLRHPQLFKSIGVKPPKGILLYGPPGSGKTLIARAVANETGAFFFCINGPEIMSKLAGESESNLRKAFEEAEKNAPSIIFIDEIDSIAPKREKTHGEVERRIVSQLLTLMDGLKSRAHVIVMGATNRPNSIDPALRRFGRFDREIDIGVPDEIGRLEVLRIHTKNMKLSEDVDLERIAKDTHGYVGADLAALCTEAALQCIREKMDVIDLEDETIDAEILNSMAVSNEHFQTALGTSNPSALRETVVEVPNCSWEDIGGLENVKRELQETVQYPVEHPEKFEKFGMSPSKGVLFYGPPGCGKTLLAKAIANECQANFISVKGPELLTMWFGESEANVREIFDKARQSAPCVLFFDELDSIATQRGSSVGDAGGAADRVLNQLLTEMDGMSAKKTVFIIGATNRPDIIDPALLRPGRLDQLIYIPLPDEDSRHQIFKACLRKSPISKDVDLRALAKYTQGFSGADITEICQRACKYAIRENIEKDIERERRRRDNPEAMEEDVEDEVAEIKAAHFEESMKYARRSVSDADIRKYQAFAQTLQQSRGFGSEFRFADNTSSGATASDPFATAAAGADEDDLYN